The genomic window AGCAACAAGGGGCAGACTGGCTAAGAGGAGACTCAGCAGCTCTTCTAAGCATCTGAGATAAGTGGGAAACTCGCTTACTTGAAGGCAGTCTGCTCCTCATTTCTGTCTACCTGGGAATTTCCAGGCTTCTACAAGCTTTGAAACAGGAGACgttcagaaacaaaatttaaagtTTATATGAAGGGTATAGGGTTGCTGGCCCTAATAGTGGAAATCCACAGAACAAATTTTCTGCATCACAGCACCGCATCCCTTTGTCGTGTGTGTGCTGTTGCTGTGTCTGAGCCCCagattttcaaagtgaaaagtGACTTGAGGGAAACCAGAAGGACAATCTCACATTTCAAGTTCACAGAACTGAAATtccattgttttgttttccaaggaGGTGGGACAATCCCTGAAACTCTTGGTGGAGAGTTTCCCTGgagctgttatttttaaaagacaccAAACCTGTAATCATCCTTCTCCTCAAAGCTCTTGGACAATGCTCAGCAGCAAACACAAGACTCCATGTGGGTTTTCCAAGCAAGTGTGCCATCTCAACTCATCCAACCAGCTTACCTTTTCATGTTTgtgcttctccttttctttctctttcttttctctttctttcctctccttttccttctccttcttctccttttctttgtccttctccctttctttctttttcttcttctcttttttgtctttcttcttctcttttggtttctcTTTGTCCTCAAACAGTTTTTCAGGAAGCATTGGAGACAAGGAAGGTAACATGCCAGGAAGCCTCATGGCAGATGGTGTGCTGAACAAGGGCACAGACATTTCTTTGGGAGGTAACACAAGAGGTGCTGATGGCACTTTTATCTTATCTTCCTTACCCTTATCTTTGAgtttctctttgtcttttttatccttgtcttttttgcctttctctttctctttctttttatctttatgtttttctctctcttttttggtATTGCCATCTTTCAACTTTACTTTTGTGTCAGCATCCTCAAAGTCCTTTAGTTTGAATTTATAGGGATCAAGATCATCCTCTTTGAGTAGTTCCTTCCACTGAAACTTTGCTTCCTTGTTTCCTTCCttgtccttctccttttccttgttcttttccttctccttatttttctccttgttcttctctttatctttttccttttgtttttctttcttcttcatttttgttttcagctcctttttcaatttctttttcacttctgttGACGAAGCCAACTTGGTTTTCTCTTCATAGACTTTGAGAAGAGGTTCTGGAGTTGGTGGTGAAgcagaaggagaggagaagTAAGTGAAGTTGGTCGGTGGATTAGAAGGTGTCCCCATGTTTGCCTTCCGAATGACCTCATCAATTGAGTCATCCATAGTCCATGAAATGTCTGAACTTGAAGTCCCACCTGAGGCAGGTATTGGAGTTGCTCCTGCCTTATTTGCATTATTGGCAGAAACAGAAGGTTTAGGAGTTGTAGTCTCTGAAATAGAAAGTCTTTTAGGGCTGGTAAAAATTTCCCCTTCTGATTCAGAACCAGAGGAAAACTCGAAGGGATCCGGTTCTCGTTCTGCACATGCACGAGCAATCACAGCATCGATTGAATCATCAATGGTCTTGTCCATTACTGGTGCTTTCTTCACCTGGTTGTCAATATTTGGTTTGGCAACAGGCTCGGGTGGTGTCTGTACTTGCTTTATttgaatgttttcctttcctatcTTGTCACTCAATGCAGCCAGAGGGGTTCTACTTGGTGTTTCAGGCTTCACAGGTGGTTGCGGAACATGAGCAGGAACCTTTGGACTTTTCGGACTTTTTGGGCTTTTGGCGCGACCTGGTGACTTTTTCTCTTTGGATCCAGTTTTTGGTGAACGTATGGGACTTCCAGCTACCACTGGTGAGGGTGTAGTTTTAGGAGATTTTGTCTTCTGTCCTGGAGAACTTGTTTTGGACTTTGTTTTGGGTACGAACGGCTTTGTCTCTAAAGTTTTGGGGGTTGGCACTTGGGATTTTGCAATGGGAGCCAACATTGGTGGTTCTGGTGAAGGAGGGGCTAAGTCTGTGCTGTCCTGAGCATGAACTGGAGAAAGCATTGGTGGTACCTTTTGAGTATTTATTGAGCTAAGCGGCTCACGTGGTTCCAGAGTTACATCCAAGTTGTCCCCTTTGGAAACAGACAGTTTTGGCCGTTTCACAGGCGGGAATTCCTCGGCATCAGGACTTTCTAATGGTCTCTTGCTCAAGTAGTTCTCATCATTAATTGCCTCATCCTCTTCCATATCTCCTTCTTCTTCCAGTGGGACCTGCATGGCCTCTGCAGATGTACCTCCATCGGTAGGCACCtgttcctcttcctcttctgtaacaagaacattttaaattaggacaattaaaatgtgttttacagAAGCAAACAAGCATCAGAGCAAAAGTTCATGTGCATCTCAGCCCATAAGAGATAACTGACCAGCTAAGAGCTTCTTACTGGTCTGTTTGGAAGAAACATGTGGCATCTCCTGTCTCACATCAACCACCACTGGAAGTGGCATGTGTCCTCATGGCAGTGTAAAATCAAATCAATGAGCCTAGGTAGAGCTCACCGATGGTGGCAGAGCTCGTGGAGCAGGTCCAAAGGGTCAGTTCTACCCAAAAATGCCATTATTATGTCattatattcatttttaaaagaagggaaagaggcTGAAACATTTTTTGCTGTAACACAGCTGGACTGCAAAGATCAAAGTAAAATTAACTAGAACTGTCTGCCTTGACTATGTATTTCACAGTTTTGACTGCAGTATAACTACtaggaaaatttcttcctaaacttagtttgtttttcctgaaacagCACAGTCTGAAGGTTAAAGCAGAGGACtaagccccattcaacctgcCAGGTTCATCTCCGATATCATCTTAAGAACTGCTGCACAAGGACATTATCTGTTATGACTGTGTGGGAACACCCCAGCATTGTGTGTGTGCCTTGGTTTGGATCAGGAACCTGCCTTTGAAATGCATTTCCCCATCATCCCCCTTactcttgttttgtttgcatCATGGAGCAATCCTGGAGTGCATTTGCTGGCTTTCTGCAGCAGTCAAACCAAGATGAAAGAGGAATACACTTAACATACTCCACAGCCAGTGAGATTTTGGGCTGTGAGACCAAAAACCAGCTTGTGAAAACAAGAtaaaccccaaacctgcacagtCTGGATACCAGGCAGCAAGTGGTCCAAGCCAGTGTGGACAACACCTGTGTGATtgctcacttttttttccttaatagcaattgttttctttttcctacatATAACAGCATCCTCAGGCCCACACGTGACATTGTAGTGCAGAGAAACGAGAAAATTCACTTGAGATCTCCCAGAAAATCCACAACAGGTTTAAGAAGAGAACCTCTGATCTCCCCAACCACAGCCAAGCACTTTATCCTCTTGGATACACTTGCTCACTTTCAAAATGGAATTACCCAAGCAGGAAAAAGGATTCTTAGTCTGGAGTAAGAATGTCTACACAGGCATTAACCTGACATTTATATTTGCAGTAATTACATCATTACACCTGTGCTGGTTAACATTCCTGCACAGACAACCTCACTTCACTTTACTCCACATCTCTGTTTACCCACCTGCAAAAACTCATGACTTGTTTAGCAGGGTTTTTGAGGAAAGCTATCAAGTACCCAGAGATTCTCACAAGAAATATACAGTAAAAAACATTCATTAGGACCGTGGCTAAAACCCAACTTCTTAATAAGCAGGTGGCTTTAAAGAAGCAAACACCAAGAAACTTGAAACATTCCAGTAACACTGTTTAAAGCTCTGTAAGGCAGCATCTTTCTGAAATATCTCTTTTCAAGGAGtttattttcaggttttctgtGCTGGTGTTTCTCTACTGTAATGTGTCAATGCTCTGATTTAGGAGAGTTGAGTCaagagccctgggctgcagcacaaaTCTTGCCAGCATCACAAATTAAGTAAAATGAGCTAGCAAGTCTGGCTTTCGCCAGGGCCCAGAGGATTTACAGCAGCCAGCCCAGAGAAGAGACTTTGCCTGAGGATAAAGCCTTAGCCTTCCgtgaaaaacagaaatgttaGGGAGTTAGGTTTTGCCTGGCTGGGCACTGacattaaattttttaaactgcaaaGTTAGAGTATAACTGAGAAATCACTGTGGACTGAACCTGCACCTGCTATGGGGGGAAAATATCTGCTTCCCCATCATGGAAGTAATTTCAATCTCTGTTTAAGCTGCTGCAGGAATCAGCTGCCTTCACCTGCTCAGAGGTGTTTTGGGGATGAAGAATCAGCATCCATCAGATGTCACACAGCGCTGGTTGCTACCGAGCAGTTCCCTCCCAACCCCATTCCACCCAGCTCACCACTGAGagtttgctttcatttaaaatttagagggataaaatttaaaacaaacaccatattttaaaatgggGATTTAGACAAATCTTCTGCCTCAGCCACAAGAAAAAAACGCAGCCAGATTCAAATATTAGGAAAGACAGAGTTTGATCATGCAGACTTTAGAGATGGCAACATATACCATTTTAATAGGAAAACCATGGGGATAAAAAGAGTCAATGCAGTGGAAGAGAAACTGCTGCaataaacagtaaaaaaattacatttactaGAAAAATCTGAACATTTATTTGCTACAGATTTCTGCCTGGTGTCCATTTTAACGGCCCTTCTGGTACACTGTGTCTCACGGAAGggcactgaaatatttcatatttttataactTCTTCCCATCCCAAGGTGCTTCTCATGTTTTACCTACTCAGGATTGTAGAataccagcagctgctggatcaaaggcaaaaaaacaatttcagaggaggtttagagaacagggacaggagttttgtacaataaaaaaagagcaatgcttattttttttctaataaggCCAAGTAAAGTTTGCAGCGGGCCCACGAAGTTTCTGTGATCTTGTGTggaggtgccagggaagggcaggaaaggTTAAAGTGCAGTTTGTAGAGGTGAGAGTAGAAATTGGGGTGTCTTGGCTCCAGCTTTCATGCACATTCCTGCAAGCCACAAAGACAACTTAGTAAGGAAGCAGAAGCATTACCATCCCTTTTATATGGACTTGGATTCCCCAAAACATCTGGAAAAAATTGCCTGGGTCAGTCCTGAACAATCCAGGGACTAAGGAAGTTCACGAGCACTTAACTACTGACACACATTCACCACTTTTCAGACATGCTCAGATGACAATCTGGAATCCTATCGTGGTCAAATGAAATCCAAAT from Pithys albifrons albifrons isolate INPA30051 chromosome 3, PitAlb_v1, whole genome shotgun sequence includes these protein-coding regions:
- the TAF3 gene encoding transcription initiation factor TFIID subunit 3, translating into MCETYSRWLLRVSVAQICQALGWDSVQVSACDLLTDVLQRYLQGLGRGCHRYCELYGRTDPILDDVGDAFKLMGVNLHELEDYIHNIEPVTFAHQIPSFPVTKNNVLQFPQPGSKDAEERKEYIPDYLPPIVSSQEEEEEEQVPTDGGTSAEAMQVPLEEEGDMEEDEAINDENYLSKRPLESPDAEEFPPVKRPKLSVSKGDNLDVTLEPREPLSSINTQKVPPMLSPVHAQDSTDLAPPSPEPPMLAPIAKSQVPTPKTLETKPFVPKTKSKTSSPGQKTKSPKTTPSPVVAGSPIRSPKTGSKEKKSPGRAKSPKSPKSPKVPAHVPQPPVKPETPSRTPLAALSDKIGKENIQIKQVQTPPEPVAKPNIDNQVKKAPVMDKTIDDSIDAVIARACAEREPDPFEFSSGSESEGEIFTSPKRLSISETTTPKPSVSANNANKAGATPIPASGGTSSSDISWTMDDSIDEVIRKANMGTPSNPPTNFTYFSSPSASPPTPEPLLKVYEEKTKLASSTEVKKKLKKELKTKMKKKEKQKEKDKEKNKEKNKEKEKNKEKEKDKEGNKEAKFQWKELLKEDDLDPYKFKLKDFEDADTKVKLKDGNTKKEREKHKDKKKEKEKGKKDKDKKDKEKLKDKGKEDKIKVPSAPLVLPPKEMSVPLFSTPSAMRLPGMLPSLSPMLPEKLFEDKEKPKEKKKDKKEKKKKKEREKDKEKEKKEKEKERKEREKKEKEKEKHKHEKIKVEPVVPAPSPVIPRLTLRVGAGQDKIVISKVVSVPEAKPSTPVTRPKTPPPVPSPVPAPVHVTPPPAPAPPPPPATVSPVLIPPPSPAISVAGGSKAPVRSVVTETVSTYVIRDEWGNQIWICPGCNKPDDGSPMIGCDDCDDWYHWPCVGLTAAPPEEMQWFCSKCASKRKDKKHKKRKHRAH